One Pseudonocardia abyssalis DNA segment encodes these proteins:
- a CDS encoding sigma-54-dependent Fis family transcriptional regulator → MRPAPDGGSEQLARARTSFLVDEEVEPGVVREPILASWTRSRHYDVDADRLELPYDSDISMDSVLTRAAGPIIREVADQLASEPVSLILTDSDGVVLDRRSGDGGLTHHLDRIWLAPGFSYAERYVGTNGIGTALEGRGPAQVFGHEHYAEHLEDLACAGAPIRHPVSGKVLGVVDLTCWRSDASMMMTAIASTVAKRIEETLLEQSGRRELALLHDYLIACQRGRGAVFALSDDLLMMNDRARELFDPSDQGPLLAEAGEALKSGQRHQVIVDLPSGNTARIQLRPSWTEGNRAGGIAQVQLITNGAVPTPRVATSSPALPAAVGSGALWAKCCQAVDRHFRAREWLVLEGEPGTGKTTVARATHQGRTPAAHLRVLDAADAGPRWFADVAEELESGGGTLVLTHVDSLDPEGVQALCDVLDDHRDTTDPERPWVVATVTAGTGSPEHLGELLGHFPSTVEVPPLRHHVEDVSELVPYLIARLTRGAELTCSPEAMRVLMRNRWPGNIEQLYQVLRKVVAKRRTGIVSPADLPAECRAITRRVLTPLEAIECDAIVDALLDASGNKAEAARHLGMSRATIYRKIRGYGISMPTSG, encoded by the coding sequence ATGCGTCCTGCGCCTGATGGCGGCTCCGAACAGCTCGCCCGCGCCCGCACGTCCTTCCTCGTGGACGAGGAGGTGGAGCCCGGCGTCGTCCGGGAGCCGATCCTCGCCTCGTGGACACGCTCGCGGCACTACGACGTCGACGCCGACCGCCTCGAGCTGCCGTACGACTCCGACATCTCGATGGACTCCGTGCTCACGCGCGCGGCCGGCCCGATCATCCGGGAGGTCGCCGACCAGCTCGCCAGCGAGCCGGTCAGCCTGATCCTCACCGACTCCGACGGCGTCGTGCTGGATCGTCGCAGCGGCGACGGCGGGCTCACCCACCACCTCGACCGCATCTGGCTCGCGCCCGGTTTCAGCTACGCCGAGCGCTACGTCGGCACGAACGGGATCGGCACCGCACTGGAGGGCCGCGGCCCCGCCCAGGTGTTCGGGCACGAGCACTACGCCGAGCACCTCGAGGACCTGGCCTGCGCCGGAGCGCCGATCCGGCACCCCGTGAGCGGCAAGGTGCTGGGCGTCGTCGACCTCACGTGCTGGCGCAGCGACGCCAGCATGATGATGACGGCGATCGCCTCCACCGTCGCGAAACGGATCGAGGAGACGCTGCTGGAGCAGTCCGGCCGGCGTGAACTGGCCCTGCTGCACGACTACCTCATCGCCTGCCAGCGGGGACGCGGCGCGGTGTTCGCCCTGTCCGACGACCTGCTGATGATGAACGACCGCGCCCGCGAGCTGTTCGACCCGTCCGACCAGGGGCCGCTGCTGGCCGAGGCGGGCGAGGCTCTCAAGTCCGGCCAGCGCCACCAGGTGATCGTCGACCTGCCCAGCGGCAACACCGCGCGCATCCAGCTGCGCCCGAGCTGGACCGAGGGCAACCGCGCAGGCGGGATCGCCCAGGTCCAGCTCATCACCAACGGTGCGGTGCCCACCCCGCGCGTCGCCACCTCGTCGCCGGCCCTCCCGGCCGCCGTCGGGTCGGGCGCGCTGTGGGCGAAGTGCTGCCAGGCCGTCGACCGGCACTTCCGCGCCCGTGAGTGGCTGGTGCTCGAGGGCGAGCCGGGCACGGGCAAGACCACCGTCGCGCGGGCCACCCACCAGGGCCGCACCCCCGCGGCCCACCTGCGGGTCCTCGATGCGGCCGACGCCGGTCCGCGCTGGTTCGCCGATGTCGCCGAGGAGCTGGAGAGCGGCGGGGGCACCCTCGTCCTCACCCACGTCGACAGCCTCGATCCCGAGGGCGTGCAGGCGCTGTGCGACGTGCTCGACGATCACCGCGACACCACCGACCCGGAGCGCCCGTGGGTGGTCGCGACGGTCACGGCGGGCACCGGATCCCCCGAGCACCTCGGTGAGCTGCTCGGGCACTTCCCGAGCACCGTCGAGGTGCCGCCGCTGCGCCACCACGTGGAGGACGTCTCCGAACTGGTTCCGTACCTGATCGCGCGGCTCACCCGCGGGGCCGAGCTGACGTGCTCGCCCGAGGCGATGCGCGTGCTCATGCGCAACCGCTGGCCCGGCAACATCGAGCAGCTCTACCAGGTGTTGCGCAAGGTCGTGGCCAAGCGACGGACCGGCATCGTCTCCCCCGCCGACCTCCCCGCGGAGTGCCGCGCCATCACCCGGCGCGTGCTCACGCCGCTGGAGGCGATCGAGTGCGACGCGATCGTCGACGCCCTGCTCGACGCCTCGGGCAACAAGGCGGAGGCCGCACGGCACCTGGGGATGTCGCGGGCCACGATCTACCGCAAGATCCGCGGCTACGGGATCTCGATGCCGACCTCCGGATGA
- a CDS encoding ABC transporter ATP-binding protein, whose protein sequence is MLDIRGVSKRFSQVQALDDVTFSVRPGEVFGFVGSNGAGKTTTMRIVLGVLSPDAGDVVWQGRPIDADLRRRIGYMPEERGLYPKMKVGEQLRYLARLHGLPAGEAGAAVERWTALLDVGHRLGDEVQKLSLGNQQRVQLAAALVHDPEVLVLDEPFSGLDPTAVEVMSGVLRRKADAGVPVIFSSHQLELVERICDRIGIISAGRMVAAGSVAELREREGSVVLDVEGPPSGWAADVDGVEVVGSDGSGTRLRLAPGTDDQQVLEAALAAGPVHEFRRRRPPLTELYRDVVESVVSA, encoded by the coding sequence ATGTTGGACATCCGGGGGGTCTCCAAGCGGTTCAGCCAGGTCCAGGCCCTCGACGACGTCACGTTCTCGGTGCGGCCCGGTGAGGTGTTCGGCTTCGTCGGGAGCAACGGCGCAGGCAAGACCACGACGATGCGGATCGTGCTCGGCGTGCTGTCGCCCGACGCGGGCGACGTGGTCTGGCAGGGCCGCCCGATCGACGCCGACCTGCGCCGCCGGATCGGCTACATGCCCGAGGAACGCGGCCTCTACCCGAAGATGAAGGTCGGCGAGCAGCTCAGGTACCTCGCACGGCTGCACGGGTTGCCCGCAGGCGAGGCCGGGGCCGCGGTCGAGCGCTGGACCGCACTGCTCGACGTCGGGCACCGGCTCGGCGACGAGGTGCAGAAGCTGTCGCTGGGCAACCAGCAGCGGGTGCAGCTCGCCGCGGCGCTGGTGCACGACCCCGAGGTGCTCGTGCTCGACGAGCCGTTCTCCGGTCTCGACCCCACCGCCGTCGAGGTGATGAGCGGGGTCCTGCGGCGCAAGGCCGACGCGGGCGTCCCGGTGATCTTCTCCAGCCACCAGCTGGAGCTGGTGGAACGCATCTGCGACCGCATCGGGATCATCTCCGCTGGCCGGATGGTCGCCGCCGGATCGGTCGCCGAGCTGCGCGAACGCGAGGGGAGCGTCGTGCTCGACGTCGAGGGTCCTCCGTCGGGGTGGGCGGCCGACGTCGACGGGGTGGAGGTGGTCGGGTCCGACGGCTCCGGCACCCGGCTGCGGCTGGCCCCCGGCACCGACGACCAGCAGGTGCTCGAGGCCGCGTTGGCCGCGGGGCCCGTGCACGAGTTCCGGCGACGGCGTCCGCCGTTGACCGAGCTCTACCGCGACGTCGTGGAGTCGGTGGTGTCGGCATGA
- a CDS encoding ABC transporter permease — protein sequence MSAPLRSRQAVLLVAGREFTSQVRSRSFVIGLLVTLVLFGGIGLLGSVIAGQSSSPTLGVTPETASLRPAIEQAAATQGLDVRIVPIEDGAGRVRVDADELDALLTGSAGDYELLGRDAVEPELEAVVGTAVQQEALAAALAQTGVDPAELAQRSQVSTDTLQPVDPNRGEQLALALVGTVLLFISLSGYGQLVATGVVEEKQSRVVELLLATIKPWQLLAGKVLGLGAVGLLQLVILGIIGTVAAAVGGLLTVPGAAVGMFAMVVVWYLLGFFLFAALYAAIGSTVSRQEELNSVVTPLIFVLLIPFVLVVNLLPGDPRNELAAVLSFIPFLSQTIMPARYALGVAPLWEVGVSALIALVAVVVVVRVAGRVYENSILRTGARVSLREALGRPTKAQGVTRSSA from the coding sequence ATGAGTGCACCGCTGCGATCCCGCCAGGCGGTGCTGCTCGTCGCCGGCCGGGAGTTCACCTCGCAGGTCCGGTCACGCAGCTTCGTGATCGGGCTGCTCGTCACGCTGGTGCTGTTCGGCGGGATCGGGCTGCTCGGCAGCGTGATCGCGGGGCAGTCGTCGAGCCCGACGCTCGGCGTCACCCCGGAGACGGCGTCGCTGCGGCCCGCGATCGAACAGGCCGCCGCCACACAGGGCCTCGACGTGCGGATCGTGCCGATCGAGGACGGTGCGGGCCGCGTCCGGGTCGACGCGGACGAACTCGACGCCCTGCTCACCGGGTCCGCCGGCGACTACGAGCTGCTGGGCCGCGACGCCGTCGAACCCGAGCTGGAGGCCGTCGTCGGCACCGCCGTGCAGCAGGAGGCGCTGGCGGCGGCGCTCGCGCAGACCGGCGTCGATCCGGCGGAGCTGGCGCAGCGGTCGCAGGTCAGCACCGACACGCTGCAGCCGGTCGACCCGAACCGGGGCGAGCAGCTCGCGCTGGCGCTCGTCGGCACGGTCCTGCTGTTCATCTCGCTGTCGGGCTACGGGCAGCTCGTCGCGACCGGGGTCGTCGAGGAGAAGCAGAGCCGGGTCGTCGAGCTGCTGCTCGCCACCATCAAGCCCTGGCAGCTGCTGGCCGGGAAGGTACTGGGACTGGGGGCGGTCGGGCTGCTGCAGCTGGTGATCCTCGGGATCATCGGCACGGTCGCCGCGGCGGTGGGTGGCCTCCTGACGGTGCCGGGCGCCGCCGTGGGCATGTTCGCGATGGTGGTGGTCTGGTATCTGCTCGGGTTCTTCCTGTTCGCCGCGCTCTATGCGGCGATCGGGTCGACGGTGTCGCGGCAGGAGGAGCTGAACTCGGTCGTCACCCCGCTGATCTTCGTGCTGCTGATCCCGTTCGTCCTGGTGGTCAACCTGCTCCCGGGAGATCCGCGCAACGAGCTCGCCGCGGTGCTGTCGTTCATCCCGTTCCTGTCCCAGACGATCATGCCCGCGCGCTACGCCCTCGGGGTCGCCCCGCTGTGGGAGGTGGGGGTGTCGGCGCTGATCGCGCTGGTGGCCGTCGTCGTGGTCGTCCGGGTCGCCGGCAGGGTCTACGAGAACTCGATCCTGCGCACGGGGGCGCGGGTGAGCCTGCGCGAGGCGCTCGGACGGCCGACGAAGGCTCAGGGAGTGACGAGGTCGAGCGCGTAG
- a CDS encoding glycoside hydrolase family 6 protein: MTQIEVHRNLAAELAAPHRFEVPVQRTPQREVRSERRRRSRLLTHELPALIGAVIIAATGITISAGTAPTTPAAPQARQIGCVQDVSGTGCLVPTPAAQGTPLYVDPTTPAARQVEEWTAQGRTADADALRALSGQAVPLWLTGADGTRSRVAGYSARAAAAGAVPLFVAYNIPDRDCGSFSGGGAADADAYRAWVASVAAGLGGTESIVVLEPDAISHQLTGCAEAGSGDRYELLAGAVDAFAAAGAQVYIDAGNPGFTGDAAATADALERAGIDRAAGFSLNVANFYTTEASVAYGTEISAALGGEVHFVVDTSRNGAGRPADPTDGAPIWCNPPGRLLGAAPTLDTGIPLVDGLLWIKRPGESDGSCRPDEPVAGGWFPDYALDLVTP; encoded by the coding sequence ATGACGCAGATCGAGGTGCACCGCAACCTCGCCGCCGAGCTGGCCGCGCCGCACCGGTTCGAGGTCCCCGTCCAGCGGACGCCGCAGCGGGAGGTCCGGTCGGAGCGCCGCCGCCGGTCGCGCCTGCTCACCCACGAACTGCCCGCGCTGATCGGGGCGGTGATCATCGCGGCCACCGGGATCACGATCTCCGCCGGCACCGCCCCGACCACCCCGGCCGCGCCGCAGGCACGACAGATCGGCTGCGTCCAGGACGTCTCCGGGACCGGTTGCCTGGTCCCGACGCCCGCCGCGCAGGGCACCCCCCTCTACGTCGACCCGACGACGCCCGCAGCCCGTCAGGTCGAGGAGTGGACGGCACAGGGCCGCACCGCCGACGCCGACGCCCTCCGCGCACTGTCCGGACAGGCGGTGCCGCTGTGGCTCACCGGCGCCGACGGCACCAGGTCGCGCGTGGCGGGCTACAGCGCCCGCGCCGCCGCGGCCGGGGCGGTGCCGCTGTTCGTCGCCTACAACATCCCCGACCGCGACTGCGGCAGCTTCTCCGGAGGCGGCGCAGCCGACGCCGACGCCTACCGGGCCTGGGTCGCCTCGGTCGCCGCGGGTCTCGGGGGCACGGAGTCGATCGTCGTGCTGGAGCCCGACGCGATCTCCCACCAGCTCACCGGCTGCGCCGAGGCGGGCAGCGGCGACCGCTACGAACTGCTCGCGGGCGCCGTCGACGCCTTCGCCGCCGCGGGGGCCCAGGTCTACATCGACGCCGGGAACCCCGGCTTCACCGGCGACGCGGCCGCCACCGCCGATGCGCTGGAGCGCGCCGGGATCGACCGCGCGGCGGGCTTCAGCCTGAACGTCGCGAACTTCTACACCACAGAGGCCAGCGTCGCGTACGGCACCGAGATCTCCGCCGCGCTCGGCGGTGAGGTGCACTTCGTCGTCGACACCAGCCGCAACGGGGCGGGTCGCCCGGCGGATCCGACCGACGGCGCCCCGATCTGGTGCAACCCGCCGGGCCGCCTGCTCGGTGCCGCCCCCACCCTCGACACCGGCATCCCGCTGGTCGACGGCCTGCTGTGGATCAAGCGTCCCGGCGAGTCGGACGGATCCTGCCGCCCGGACGAACCCGTGGCGGGCGGTTGGTTCCCCGACTACGCGCTCGACCTCGTCACTCCCTGA
- a CDS encoding sunset domain-containing protein yields the protein MLFHPPTSPYFGRTKAEVWFRTSDDAVAAGFTAYSPRRRGPS from the coding sequence ATGCTGTTCCACCCCCCGACGAGCCCGTACTTCGGCCGGACGAAGGCGGAGGTGTGGTTCCGGACCTCGGACGACGCCGTCGCCGCCGGTTTCACGGCCTACTCTCCGCGACGACGCGGGCCCTCCTGA
- a CDS encoding cryptochrome/photolyase family protein, translating to MSDASVVWFRRDLRVRDQPTFLAAAPRALGLFVLDPALLAPSGAARRTFLFRALRSLDESLGGRLLVVEGDPAEVVPRIAEAVGAGGVHVAADYGPYGTRRDEAVEKALADAGRELVRTGSPYAVAPGRVRKGDGDPYRVFTPFRRAWAEHGWRAPADTDASTVEWLDPTDHGRVALPDDEPVDAELPAATEDAALARWHEFLDDSVGDYSDARDRPDRPGTSRMSVYLKYGLVHPRTLLADLARKRSDSAGTYRTEIAWREFYADVLHQRPDSARKNYDRSFDALPTASGAAARRAFEQWCEGRTGFPIVDAGMRQLRAEAWMHNRVRMIVASFLVKDLHLPWWWGARHFMRLLVDGDLASNQHGWQWTAGSGTDASPYFRVFNPITQGEKFDPDGAYVRRYVPELRDVAGKAAHQPWRLPGGVPDGYPEPMVDHKAERLEALARFDLVKAARQ from the coding sequence ATGAGTGACGCCTCCGTGGTCTGGTTCCGCCGTGACCTCCGGGTCCGCGATCAGCCGACGTTCCTCGCCGCCGCACCCCGCGCACTGGGGCTGTTCGTGCTCGACCCGGCCCTGCTGGCCCCGTCCGGGGCCGCCCGCCGCACGTTCCTGTTCCGGGCGCTGCGTTCGCTCGACGAGTCGCTCGGCGGGAGGTTGCTCGTCGTCGAGGGCGACCCGGCCGAGGTCGTGCCGCGGATCGCGGAGGCGGTCGGGGCGGGCGGGGTGCACGTCGCCGCCGACTACGGCCCCTACGGCACCCGCCGTGACGAGGCCGTAGAGAAGGCGCTGGCCGACGCCGGGCGCGAGCTCGTGCGCACCGGCTCGCCGTACGCGGTGGCACCGGGGCGGGTGCGCAAGGGCGACGGCGACCCGTACCGGGTGTTCACCCCGTTCCGCCGGGCCTGGGCGGAGCACGGGTGGCGCGCGCCCGCCGACACCGACGCATCGACGGTCGAGTGGCTCGATCCCACGGACCACGGCCGGGTCGCGCTCCCGGACGACGAGCCCGTCGACGCCGAACTGCCCGCGGCCACCGAGGACGCCGCGCTGGCGCGCTGGCACGAGTTCCTCGACGACTCCGTCGGTGACTACTCCGACGCCCGCGACCGGCCGGACAGGCCCGGCACCTCGCGGATGTCGGTGTACCTCAAGTACGGGCTCGTCCACCCGAGGACGCTGCTCGCCGACCTGGCGCGCAAGCGCAGCGACTCGGCGGGGACCTACCGCACCGAGATCGCCTGGCGGGAGTTCTACGCCGACGTCCTGCACCAGCGCCCCGACTCCGCCCGGAAGAACTACGACCGGTCCTTCGACGCCCTGCCGACCGCGTCCGGAGCCGCCGCCCGCCGGGCCTTCGAGCAGTGGTGCGAGGGGCGCACCGGGTTCCCGATCGTCGACGCCGGGATGCGGCAGCTCCGCGCGGAGGCGTGGATGCACAACCGCGTCCGGATGATCGTCGCGAGCTTCCTGGTCAAGGACCTGCACCTGCCGTGGTGGTGGGGTGCGCGGCACTTCATGCGCCTTCTCGTCGACGGCGACCTCGCCTCCAACCAGCACGGCTGGCAGTGGACCGCGGGCAGCGGCACCGACGCGTCGCCGTACTTCCGGGTGTTCAACCCGATCACGCAGGGGGAGAAGTTCGATCCCGACGGCGCGTACGTCCGGCGGTACGTACCGGAGCTGCGCGACGTGGCGGGCAAGGCCGCGCACCAGCCCTGGAGGCTGCCCGGCGGGGTCCCGGACGGGTACCCGGAGCCGATGGTCGACCACAAGGCCGAGCGGCTGGAGGCACTCGCCCGGTTCGACCTCGTCAAGGCGGCCCGGCAGTGA
- a CDS encoding citrate synthase translates to MADQSDAAVLRYPGGEHEMAISTPTEGAPAFDVSKLLSTTGLVTLDQGFGSTAACTSAITYIDGDAGILRYRGYPIDQLAEKSTFLETSYLLIYGELPTQEQLSSFTNKVSRHTLLHEDLKRFFDGFPRDAHPMPVLSSAVSALSTFYQDALDPFDHDAVELSTVRLLAKVPTIAAYAYKKSIGQPFLYPDNSLGLVENFMRMTFGFPAEPYEIQPEVARALEVLLILHADHEQNCSTSTVRLVGSSQANLFASISAGINALFGPLHGGANQAVLEMLQKIQKEEGGNVDAYVDRVKNKEDKGARLMGFGHRVYKNYDPRAKIVKQQADGILKTLGVTDPLLDIAMALEEKALADDYFIERKLYPNVDFYTGVIYRAMGFPTKMFTVLFALGRLPGWIAHWREMIEDPGTKIGRPRQLYTGSAERDYVGMGGR, encoded by the coding sequence ATGGCCGACCAGAGTGATGCCGCCGTACTCCGCTACCCCGGCGGCGAGCACGAGATGGCGATCAGCACGCCCACCGAGGGTGCGCCCGCCTTCGACGTCTCGAAACTGCTGTCCACGACCGGACTCGTCACCCTCGACCAGGGTTTCGGCAGTACGGCGGCGTGCACGTCCGCGATCACCTACATCGACGGCGACGCCGGAATCCTGCGCTACCGCGGATACCCGATCGACCAGCTCGCCGAGAAGTCGACGTTCCTCGAGACCAGCTACCTGCTGATCTACGGCGAGCTCCCCACCCAGGAGCAGCTGTCGTCGTTCACCAACAAGGTCAGCCGGCACACGCTGCTGCACGAGGACCTCAAGCGCTTCTTCGACGGCTTCCCCCGCGACGCGCACCCGATGCCGGTGCTGTCGAGCGCGGTGAGTGCGCTGTCGACCTTCTACCAGGACGCGCTCGACCCGTTCGACCACGACGCCGTCGAGCTCTCCACCGTGCGCCTGCTCGCCAAGGTGCCGACGATCGCGGCGTACGCGTACAAGAAGTCGATCGGCCAGCCGTTCCTCTACCCGGACAACTCGCTGGGCCTGGTCGAGAACTTCATGCGCATGACGTTCGGCTTCCCCGCCGAGCCCTACGAGATCCAGCCCGAGGTCGCCCGCGCGCTCGAGGTGCTGCTGATCCTGCACGCCGACCACGAGCAGAACTGCTCGACGTCGACGGTCCGGCTCGTCGGCTCGTCGCAGGCCAACCTGTTCGCCTCCATCTCCGCCGGCATCAACGCCCTGTTCGGACCGCTGCACGGCGGCGCCAACCAGGCCGTCCTCGAGATGCTGCAGAAGATCCAGAAGGAGGAGGGCGGCAACGTCGACGCCTACGTCGACCGCGTCAAGAACAAGGAGGACAAGGGCGCCCGCCTGATGGGCTTCGGGCACCGCGTCTACAAGAACTACGACCCGCGCGCGAAGATCGTCAAGCAGCAGGCCGACGGGATCCTCAAGACGCTCGGCGTCACCGACCCGCTCCTCGACATCGCCATGGCGCTGGAGGAGAAGGCGCTGGCCGACGACTACTTCATCGAGCGCAAGCTCTACCCGAACGTCGACTTCTACACCGGCGTCATCTACCGGGCCATGGGCTTCCCGACGAAGATGTTCACCGTCCTGTTCGCCCTGGGCCGGCTCCCCGGCTGGATCGCCCACTGGCGCGAGATGATCGAGGACCCGGGCACGAAGATCGGCCGCCCGCGGCAGCTCTACACCGGGTCCGCCGAGCGCGACTACGTGGGCATGGGCGGGCGCTGA
- the speB gene encoding agmatinase, producing MARCGPQFGPDITFLGVPRCDWSDPASCAGAAVVVLGAPFDGGTSHRPGTRFGPQYIRQSCYLPHDGSRPSLALRVDGLADLAVHGAGDVEMFSGDAGRSVRDLQEAVHPIAATGAVPLVLGGDHTIAWPDAAGVAQHLGQGRVSMIHFDAHADTGDIESGPLVGHGQPMRRLIESGALRGDRFLQVGLRGYGPGPETLSWMAEQGMRSYEMTEIVARGLDECLTEASAIAVDDCDGVFLSIDIDVCDPGHAPGTGTPEPGGLTARELLDAVRRLAYELPVVGIDVVEVSPPYDHAEITSFLADRVVLEVLSGMARRRRDAADGTTWDPRQPLLDRWWLPGGGGPVHHEVLDDP from the coding sequence ATGGCCCGCTGCGGCCCGCAGTTCGGCCCCGACATCACCTTCCTCGGCGTGCCCCGCTGCGACTGGTCGGATCCGGCGTCCTGCGCCGGTGCCGCGGTCGTCGTCCTGGGCGCCCCGTTCGACGGCGGGACGTCGCACCGGCCGGGCACCCGGTTCGGGCCGCAGTACATCCGACAGAGCTGCTACCTGCCGCACGACGGCTCCCGGCCCTCGCTCGCACTGCGCGTCGACGGGCTCGCGGACCTCGCCGTGCACGGCGCCGGGGACGTCGAGATGTTCTCCGGCGACGCCGGGCGATCGGTCCGCGATCTGCAGGAGGCTGTGCACCCGATCGCGGCCACCGGGGCCGTTCCGCTGGTGCTCGGCGGGGACCACACGATCGCGTGGCCGGACGCGGCCGGCGTCGCCCAGCATCTGGGACAGGGCCGGGTGTCGATGATCCATTTCGACGCCCACGCCGACACCGGGGACATCGAGTCCGGCCCGCTCGTCGGGCACGGCCAGCCGATGCGCCGGCTCATCGAGTCCGGCGCCCTGCGCGGCGACCGGTTCCTGCAGGTGGGGCTGCGCGGGTACGGGCCGGGCCCCGAGACGCTGTCCTGGATGGCCGAGCAGGGCATGCGCTCCTACGAGATGACCGAGATCGTCGCCCGCGGCCTCGACGAGTGCCTCACCGAGGCGTCCGCCATCGCCGTGGACGACTGCGACGGGGTGTTCCTGTCCATCGACATCGACGTGTGCGACCCGGGCCACGCGCCCGGCACCGGCACCCCGGAGCCCGGTGGGCTCACCGCCCGCGAGCTGCTCGACGCCGTACGCCGCCTGGCCTACGAGCTCCCCGTCGTCGGTATCGACGTCGTGGAGGTCTCGCCGCCCTACGACCACGCGGAGATCACGTCGTTCCTGGCCGACCGCGTGGTGCTGGAGGTGCTCTCCGGCATGGCCCGGCGCCGCCGCGACGCCGCCGACGGCACGACGTGGGACCCACGGCAGCCGCTGCTCGACCGGTGGTGGCTACCGGGCGGCGGCGGACCGGTTCACCACGAGGTGCTTGACGACCCATAG
- a CDS encoding MFS transporter codes for MPDQPTHPQRGGPEQSTTPVASDAPTRRLARLRGVLADTRPLATPSYRRLWLAGVVTVIGAQLSVVAVPTQIYQLTGSSAWVGLTGLFGLVPLVVFGLWGGAIADAVDRRTLLLITGSGIAASSLLLWVTSATGVGGVWLILVLFALQSGLLAVNQPTRSAVIPRLLPADQLPAANALNMTVAQIGAIAGPLLAGVLIPVIGLPMLYLLDAIALLATLWATWRLPAVPPEPRPAGAPKRRAGLREVTDGFRYAAAYPVLLVSFLIDIVAMAFGMPRILFPEMSQRIFGDPPGGGPALGLLFAAIPIGMVVAGLFSGWLQRVQRQGVAVTVSICIWGVSIALFGLTSSLWLAVVFLAVGGAADLVSSVYRSSMLQTVATDEMRGRMQGVFIVVVAGGPRIADMWHGSAAAITGPGPAVVAGGVAVVVGALVVVRRYPDFWRYRGPASG; via the coding sequence GTGCCGGACCAGCCCACCCATCCCCAGCGCGGCGGGCCGGAGCAGTCGACCACGCCCGTCGCCTCCGACGCCCCCACGCGCAGGCTCGCCCGCCTGCGCGGCGTACTCGCCGACACCCGGCCGCTCGCGACGCCGTCCTACCGCCGCCTGTGGCTCGCCGGGGTCGTCACCGTCATCGGGGCGCAGCTCTCGGTCGTCGCGGTGCCGACGCAGATCTACCAGCTCACCGGGTCCTCGGCCTGGGTCGGGCTGACCGGCCTGTTCGGCCTGGTCCCGCTCGTGGTGTTCGGGCTGTGGGGCGGTGCGATCGCCGACGCGGTCGACCGGCGCACCCTGCTGCTGATCACGGGATCCGGGATCGCGGCGAGCTCGCTGCTGCTGTGGGTCACCTCGGCCACCGGCGTCGGCGGGGTGTGGCTGATCCTGGTGCTGTTCGCGCTGCAGTCGGGGCTGCTGGCCGTCAACCAGCCCACCCGCAGCGCGGTGATCCCGCGCCTGCTCCCCGCCGACCAGCTGCCCGCGGCGAACGCGCTGAACATGACGGTCGCCCAGATCGGGGCGATCGCCGGCCCGCTGCTCGCCGGGGTGCTCATCCCGGTGATCGGCCTCCCGATGCTCTACCTGCTCGACGCGATCGCCCTGCTCGCCACGCTGTGGGCGACGTGGCGCCTGCCCGCGGTGCCGCCGGAGCCGCGCCCCGCCGGTGCGCCGAAGCGCCGGGCCGGGCTGCGCGAGGTCACCGACGGCTTCCGCTACGCCGCCGCCTACCCCGTGCTGCTGGTGTCCTTCCTGATCGACATCGTCGCGATGGCGTTCGGGATGCCGCGGATCCTGTTCCCCGAGATGTCGCAGAGGATCTTCGGCGACCCGCCGGGTGGGGGCCCCGCGCTCGGGCTGCTGTTCGCGGCCATCCCGATCGGCATGGTCGTGGCCGGCCTGTTCTCCGGCTGGTTGCAGCGCGTGCAGCGTCAGGGAGTGGCGGTGACCGTCTCGATCTGCATCTGGGGTGTGTCGATCGCGCTGTTCGGGCTCACCAGCTCGCTGTGGCTGGCCGTCGTGTTCCTCGCCGTCGGTGGGGCGGCCGACCTCGTCAGCTCGGTGTACCGGTCGTCGATGCTGCAGACCGTCGCGACCGACGAGATGCGCGGGCGGATGCAGGGTGTGTTCATCGTGGTGGTCGCGGGCGGGCCGCGGATCGCGGACATGTGGCACGGATCGGCCGCCGCGATCACGGGCCCTGGGCCCGCGGTCGTGGCCGGAGGGGTCGCCGTCGTGGTCGGGGCGTTGGTGGTCGTGCGCCGCTACCCGGACTTCTGGCGCTACCGGGGTCCCGCTTCCGGATGA